From Haloglomus litoreum, the proteins below share one genomic window:
- a CDS encoding tyrosine-type recombinase/integrase: MADPRETIDVLRDRIETSDDLSDTDREALLAFSDQLFLLKSEYSDYRHEKLLRHCTIMGEEVGDIAAAREDRAQAETIVRWINSTYDNEETNRDYRLALRAFGKRTVGDGEVPDALDWVPSSTSSTYDPAPEPSQMLHWEADIVPMLEACSNPRDRAIIAVAWDAGCRSGEFRDLDVGDVTDHRHGLQITVQGKNGQRTVTLIPSVPYLQQWLTEHPSGAATDPLWSKLSAAEAMSYNNFTKILRRAADRADVNKPVTLTNFRKSSASYLASKGVNQATLEDHHGWSRGSDAASRYIAVFGDAADDALAEAHGLEIEREDETDEKAVTCPRCDKQTPSHEEFCVWCGQATDPGAADTMREREEDLRTAVMRLIRDDPAVLDTVENAQDLLTVLDERPELADDAKRFRDALQEFES; encoded by the coding sequence ATGGCCGATCCTCGGGAGACTATCGACGTGCTCCGCGACCGCATCGAGACCAGCGATGACCTCAGCGATACCGACCGAGAGGCCCTGCTCGCGTTCTCCGACCAGCTGTTCCTGCTCAAGTCCGAGTACTCGGACTATCGCCACGAGAAGCTCCTCCGCCACTGCACCATCATGGGCGAGGAGGTCGGCGACATCGCCGCCGCGCGCGAGGACCGCGCCCAGGCCGAGACCATCGTCCGCTGGATCAACTCCACCTACGACAACGAGGAGACCAACCGGGACTACCGGCTGGCCCTGCGGGCGTTCGGCAAGCGAACGGTCGGTGACGGCGAGGTCCCCGACGCGCTGGATTGGGTTCCCTCGAGCACGAGTTCGACCTACGACCCGGCGCCCGAACCCAGCCAGATGCTCCACTGGGAGGCCGATATCGTCCCGATGCTCGAGGCCTGTTCGAATCCGCGTGACCGGGCCATCATCGCTGTCGCGTGGGACGCCGGCTGCCGGAGTGGGGAGTTTCGCGACCTCGACGTCGGGGACGTGACCGACCACCGGCACGGGCTCCAGATCACCGTGCAGGGCAAGAACGGCCAGCGGACGGTCACGCTCATCCCGTCGGTCCCCTACCTCCAGCAGTGGCTCACCGAACACCCCAGCGGGGCGGCCACGGACCCGCTCTGGTCGAAGCTCTCGGCGGCCGAGGCCATGAGCTACAACAACTTCACGAAGATCCTCCGGCGGGCGGCCGACCGCGCGGACGTCAACAAGCCCGTCACGCTGACGAACTTCCGCAAGAGCAGCGCCTCCTATCTCGCCTCGAAGGGCGTCAACCAGGCCACGCTCGAGGACCATCACGGCTGGTCGCGGGGCAGTGACGCGGCCTCCCGATACATCGCCGTCTTCGGGGATGCCGCCGACGATGCGCTGGCCGAAGCGCATGGCCTCGAAATCGAACGCGAAGACGAGACCGACGAGAAGGCCGTCACCTGCCCGCGCTGTGACAAGCAGACCCCGAGCCACGAGGAGTTCTGTGTCTGGTGTGGGCAGGCGACCGACCCCGGCGCGGCCGATACGATGCGGGAGCGTGAGGAGGATCTCCGAACTGCGGTGATGCGGCTCATCCGCGATGACCCTGCCGTCCTCGATACCGTCGAGAACGCCCAGGACCTCCTGACCGTCCTCGACGAACGCCCCGAGCTCGCCGACGACGCGAAGCGGTTCCGCGACGCGCTGCAGGAGTTCGAGTCCTGA
- a CDS encoding DNA adenine methylase yields the protein MALSAFPYVGGKTRLVDWVTDHLPNHTTYVEPFGGSAAVLLNKPRSAIEVYNDLDRDLVQFFEVARDRPEELIQWARRTPFSEELHAEYVQDFYEGERPDDPIARAGRFLFLRYSQFGGKYNSPRGFKRDSIATLSSEASAWANVPEHIEATCERLQGVSIQHNSFRAVIERYDSPSTVFYCDPPYLDKERTYRVDGFEHAGLAEALTDIEGYGLVSYTDRPEDLYTDWEEVTREYNHDSGKDDGRTKEVTERLLCNFDPEYAPTFVDASQQTLTEVSPDA from the coding sequence ATGGCGCTGAGTGCGTTCCCGTATGTCGGCGGGAAGACGCGGCTCGTCGACTGGGTGACCGACCACCTGCCCAACCACACCACGTACGTCGAGCCCTTCGGCGGCAGCGCGGCGGTCCTGCTGAACAAGCCCCGGAGTGCGATCGAGGTCTACAACGACCTGGACCGGGACCTCGTCCAGTTCTTCGAGGTCGCCCGCGACCGGCCCGAGGAGCTCATCCAGTGGGCCCGCCGGACGCCGTTCAGCGAAGAGCTCCACGCCGAGTATGTCCAGGACTTCTACGAGGGCGAGCGGCCCGACGACCCGATCGCACGAGCGGGCCGGTTCCTCTTCCTGCGGTACAGCCAGTTCGGTGGGAAGTACAACAGCCCGCGGGGCTTCAAGCGGGATTCGATTGCGACGCTCTCGAGCGAGGCCTCAGCGTGGGCGAACGTCCCCGAGCACATCGAGGCGACCTGCGAGCGGCTGCAGGGCGTCTCGATTCAGCACAACTCCTTCCGAGCCGTCATCGAGCGGTACGATTCCCCGAGTACGGTCTTCTACTGTGACCCGCCGTATCTCGACAAGGAGCGCACCTACCGTGTCGATGGCTTCGAACACGCGGGGCTCGCGGAGGCACTGACGGATATCGAGGGGTACGGGCTGGTCTCGTATACCGACCGGCCCGAGGACCTGTACACGGACTGGGAGGAAGTCACCCGCGAATACAACCACGACAGCGGGAAGGACGACGGCCGCACGAAGGAAGTCACCGAGCGGCTACTCTGTAACTTCGACCCCGAGTACGCGCCCACGTTCGTCGACGCCAGCCAGCAGACCCTGACGGAGGTGTCGCCTGATG